The genomic stretch TATTTTGCGTGTACGCGACGACGACATCCCTGGGCTGGTAATGGATGGCGTAGTTGACCTGGGGATTATCGGCGAAAACGTGCTGGAAGAAGAGTTGCTCAATCGCCGTGCTCAAGGGGAAGACCCGCGCTATTTCACCCTGCGCCGTCTGGACTTTGGTGGTTGCCGCCTGTCACTGGCGATGCCGCTTGATGAGGAATACACCGGTCCGCAATGTCTGCAAAACAAACGTATCGCCACCTCTTATCCTCACTTGCTCAAGCAATACCTGGATAAACAAGGTGTTAACTTCAAATCCTGTCTGCTGAATGGTTCGGTAGAGGTCGCGCCGCGTGCGGGTCTGGCTGATGCTATTTGTGACCTGGTTTCAACGGGTGCGACGCTGGAAGCCAATGGTCTGCGTGAAGTCGAAGTCATTTATCGCTCCAAAGCCTGTCTGATTCAGCGTGACGGCGAGATGCCCGCAGAGAAACAGCAGTTGATCGACAAACTGTTAACTCGCATGCAAGGCGTTATTCAGGCGCGTGAATCCAAATACATCATGTTGCACGCACCCAGCGAACGTCTGGATGAAGTGATCGCACTGCTGCCGGGTGCTGAACGTCCCACCATCCTGCCACTGGCTGGTGACCAGAACCGCGTCGCCATGCACATGGTTAGCAGCGAAACACTGTTCTGGGAAACCATGGAAAAACTGAAAGTGCTGGGCGCCAGCTCTATTCTGGTATTGCCGATTGAGAAAATGATGGAGTAATGCCATGAGCAACCGCTTCGATACCTTGATTGACTGGCAAGCCTGTACGCAAGAAGAGCAGCGCCGGTTACTGACTCGCCCGGCAATCTCCGCCTCCGATCGTATCAGCACGATTGTGGGTGAGATTCTGGCTGCCGTGCGTAACGATGGTGACACCGCACTGCGCGACTACAGCGCCCGTTTCGACAAAGTACAGGTCGATAGCCTGCGCGTATCCGCCGAGGCGATTGATGCCGCCGTTGCTCGACTGGGCGACGACATCAAACAAGCGATGGCTAACGCCGTGCGCAACATTGAAACCTTTCACAACGCACAAAAGCTACCGCCAATCAGCGTAGAAACCCAGCCCGGCGTACGTTGCCAACAGGTCACCCGTCCCATCGCCAGCGTCGGGTTGTATATTCCGGGTGGTTCTGCCCCGCTGCTCTCCACGGTACTGATGCTGGCAACACCGGCTCGCATCGCCGGGTGCCAGCGTGTAATTCTGTGCTCTCCGCCACCGATTGCCGATGAGATTTTGTATGCGGCAAAACTGTGCGGCGTGCAGGAAGTGTTCCAACTGGGTGGCGCACAAGCGATCGCAGCGATGGCGTTCGGCACCGATAGCGTACCGAAGGTCGATAAAATTTTTGGCCCAGGCAACGCTTATGTTACCGAAGCCAAGCGCCAGGTAAGCCAGTCGCTCGACGGTGCAGCCATTGATATGCCAGCAGGTCCGTCCGAAGTGTTGGTGATTGCCGATAGCGGTGCCACGCCAGATTTCGTTGCCTCCGACCTGCTATCACAAGCCGAGCATGGCCCCGATTCGCAAGTGATTCTATTAACGCCCGATGCCGCGATGGCACAAGCGGTAATCAATGCAGTAGAGCGTCAGTTGGCAACGCTGTCTCGCGCAGACATCGCCCGTCAGGCGCTGGCCAGCAGCCGGGTGATCATCGCGCGCGATCTCGATCAGTGTATTGACATCAGCAATCAGTATGGCCCGGAGCACCTGATTATTCAGACGCGTAACGCCGAAACGCTGGTCGATCGCATCACCAGCGCTGGGTCGGTATTTTTAGGTGACTGGTCACCGGAATCTGCCGGTGATTATGCCTCTGGTACCAATCATGTGTTGCCGACCTACGGCTACACCGCCACCTATTCCAGCCTGGGGCTGGCGGATTTCCAGAAGCGTATGACAGTACAACAGTTGTCGCCGCAAGGGTTGCTGGGACTGGCCTCAACCATTGAAATCATGGCGCAGGCCGAACAACTGACTGCCCACAAGAACGCCGTTACCCTGCGCGTCAACGCCCTTAAGGAGCAAGCATGAGTATTGAGAATCTGGCCCGTGACAATGTCCGCCGCCTGACCCCATATCAGTCCGCTCGCCGCCTGGGGGGAAAAGGTGACGTGTGGCTCAATGCCAATGAGTACCCACAAGCGCCGCAGTACCAACTGACATTGCAAACACTCAACCGTTACCCGGAATGCCAACCGGCACAAGTCATTGAACGTTATGCGGCGTACGCCGGTGTTGCACCGGAGCAAGTGTTGGTCAGCCGCGGTGCTGATGAAGGTATCGAGCTGTTAATCCGTGCGTTCTGCGAACCGGGTAAAGACGCGGTATTGTTCTGTCCGCCAACTTACGGCATGTACGCTGTCAGCGCAGAAACGCTGGGGGTGGAACGTCGTATCGTGCCTGCAACCACCGACTGGCAACTGGATTTAGCCGCTATCGCGGATGCGCTGGACAACGTCAAGGTGATTTACGTCTGTTCGCCTAACAATCCGACCGGCAATCTGATCAATCCGGACGATTTACGTCAGTTGCTGGAACTGGCGCGCGGCCGCGCTATCGTCGCTATCGACGAAGCCTATATCGAGTTTTGTCCAGAGGCGACAACGGCTGGCTGGCTGGCACAATACCCGCACCAGGTAGTGTTGCGCACACTGTCCAAGGCTTTCGCGCTGGCTGGTTTACGCTGCGGCTTTACTCTCGCCAGTGCCGAGGTTATCCAACTACTGCTGAAAGTGATCGCCCCCTACCCGCTGGCGTTACCGGTAGCGGATATCGCCGCACAGGCGCTGAGTGAAGACGGTATCGCCACCATGCGACGCAAC from Dickeya zeae NCPPB 2538 encodes the following:
- the hisG gene encoding ATP phosphoribosyltransferase, with amino-acid sequence MLDKTRLRIAMQKSGRLSDDSRELLARCGIKINLHQQRLIAFAENMPIDILRVRDDDIPGLVMDGVVDLGIIGENVLEEELLNRRAQGEDPRYFTLRRLDFGGCRLSLAMPLDEEYTGPQCLQNKRIATSYPHLLKQYLDKQGVNFKSCLLNGSVEVAPRAGLADAICDLVSTGATLEANGLREVEVIYRSKACLIQRDGEMPAEKQQLIDKLLTRMQGVIQARESKYIMLHAPSERLDEVIALLPGAERPTILPLAGDQNRVAMHMVSSETLFWETMEKLKVLGASSILVLPIEKMME
- the hisD gene encoding histidinol dehydrogenase, which encodes MSNRFDTLIDWQACTQEEQRRLLTRPAISASDRISTIVGEILAAVRNDGDTALRDYSARFDKVQVDSLRVSAEAIDAAVARLGDDIKQAMANAVRNIETFHNAQKLPPISVETQPGVRCQQVTRPIASVGLYIPGGSAPLLSTVLMLATPARIAGCQRVILCSPPPIADEILYAAKLCGVQEVFQLGGAQAIAAMAFGTDSVPKVDKIFGPGNAYVTEAKRQVSQSLDGAAIDMPAGPSEVLVIADSGATPDFVASDLLSQAEHGPDSQVILLTPDAAMAQAVINAVERQLATLSRADIARQALASSRVIIARDLDQCIDISNQYGPEHLIIQTRNAETLVDRITSAGSVFLGDWSPESAGDYASGTNHVLPTYGYTATYSSLGLADFQKRMTVQQLSPQGLLGLASTIEIMAQAEQLTAHKNAVTLRVNALKEQA
- the hisC gene encoding histidinol-phosphate transaminase, translating into MSIENLARDNVRRLTPYQSARRLGGKGDVWLNANEYPQAPQYQLTLQTLNRYPECQPAQVIERYAAYAGVAPEQVLVSRGADEGIELLIRAFCEPGKDAVLFCPPTYGMYAVSAETLGVERRIVPATTDWQLDLAAIADALDNVKVIYVCSPNNPTGNLINPDDLRQLLELARGRAIVAIDEAYIEFCPEATTAGWLAQYPHQVVLRTLSKAFALAGLRCGFTLASAEVIQLLLKVIAPYPLALPVADIAAQALSEDGIATMRRNVAELSENRRWLSDSLKTLPIVETVYASESNYLLVRFTDSPAVFKSLWDQGIILRDQNKQPGLVGCLRISIGTRYECERVINALQALSGKTA